The genomic segment TAAGACCTGATGACTGGCATCTTCACCTGAGAGATGGGAAAATGCTTGCGGCAGTACTTCCATACACTGCAAAAATTTACGGCAGAGCTATTGTTATGCCGAACCTCATGCCCCCTATTACATCAGTAAATGAGGCAGAGGAATACCGCAGAAGAATCATAGCGGCGCGTCCTGAAGGATCAAACTTCGAACCGCTCATGACCTGTTATCTGACTGATGCTACCGACCCTGAAGATATTCGGGCCGCCTGCGCTGTTAAAGCTTTCCATGCAGTGAAACTATTTCCGGCAGGAGCTACCACCAATTCTGATAATGGTGTAACTTCGATTAAGAATGTTTATCCCGTACTTGAAGTGATGCAAGAACTGGGAATACCCCTTTCTGTTCACGGAGAAGTAGTCGACCCTGAAGTGGATATTTTTGATCGCGAAGCAGTTTTCATTGAGAAGGTGCTGATTCCCCTTCGTAAAGATTTTCCTGAACTGAAAATCATTTTCGAACATTTGACTTGCAAAAAAGCAGTTGATTATGTTCTTGATCAGGACGAGTTCACGGTTGCGACAATAACTCCGCACCACTTGGTTCTGACGCGCAACGATCTTTTTAAAGGCGGAATGAATCCTTACATGTACTGCTTGCCGGTTGCAAAAACATTTGAAGACCGCAAAGCTCTGCGTGAAGCGGCAACTTCAGGTAATGAGAAATTTTTCCTAGGTACGGATTCTGCGCCGCACGCATGTAAGAATAAAGAAAAAGAAGGAGCATTCGCAGGGATATTTAATGCTCCGACTTCTATCGGTTATGTCACGCAAGTTTTTGAAAGATGTGGAGAGCTTCCTAGGTTAGAAGGCTTTACATCGATATTCGGAGCCAGATTCTACGGACTTTCTCCCAATGGCAGTACTATTACACTGACAAAAAGGGATGAACCTGTTTCTATGAATTGGCTTTTTAAAGCGGGTGAAGACGAGGTTAAAATATTTAACCCGGACACGCCCCTTTACTGGGAATTAGTTGATTGATATAAGCTGAGTCGCTTTTAGACCCGGCTTTTTTTACGTATAACAACAAAGGAGAAACAATGGTTCCTACCGGCTTTCCAGACAAAGCAACCATAGCTGAAATAACAGCTAAAATGCTCATCGAAGTTGAAGCTGTCCGCTTCAGAGCTGATGAGCCTTTCAAATTTACCTCAGGCTGGGCCAGCCCGGTATATATTGACTGTCGTAAACTTATTTCCTACCCGCGCGTTCGTTCGACATTGATGGACTTCGGAGCTTCTGTCATTCTAAGAGACGTTGGCTTTGAATCCATCGACTGTGTTGCAGGCGGTGAAACAGCAGGTATTCCTTTCGCAGCATGGCTGTCTGAAAGACTGATGCTTCCTATGCAGTATGTACGCAAAAAAGCGAAAGGTTTTGGTCGTG from the Maridesulfovibrio frigidus DSM 17176 genome contains:
- the pyrC gene encoding dihydroorotase, with amino-acid sequence MNTEITIIRPDDWHLHLRDGKMLAAVLPYTAKIYGRAIVMPNLMPPITSVNEAEEYRRRIIAARPEGSNFEPLMTCYLTDATDPEDIRAACAVKAFHAVKLFPAGATTNSDNGVTSIKNVYPVLEVMQELGIPLSVHGEVVDPEVDIFDREAVFIEKVLIPLRKDFPELKIIFEHLTCKKAVDYVLDQDEFTVATITPHHLVLTRNDLFKGGMNPYMYCLPVAKTFEDRKALREAATSGNEKFFLGTDSAPHACKNKEKEGAFAGIFNAPTSIGYVTQVFERCGELPRLEGFTSIFGARFYGLSPNGSTITLTKRDEPVSMNWLFKAGEDEVKIFNPDTPLYWELVD